The Candidatus Rokuibacteriota bacterium genome contains a region encoding:
- a CDS encoding zinc ribbon domain-containing protein, whose translation MPYPCFHCDVELVPGAQFCHQCGAPTFAAGTSRQRGAATVAEQERVRIKKDVKEAVRVPHSTRMLQTVTGRRASKVPAPPPLWQRVASAPIWRKPYLWVCVVVLGVVAGGWALVEDLQDKARQQNEVYQIVTRLTAACYGDSRTQILERLTRIQSAAGGQMTLLETATLFELITRSVSVQSGDCSRIADKLAKPDRFEALLR comes from the coding sequence ATGCCCTACCCATGCTTTCACTGCGACGTCGAGCTCGTCCCGGGGGCCCAGTTCTGTCACCAGTGCGGCGCGCCGACCTTCGCGGCGGGCACTTCCCGGCAGCGCGGGGCGGCTACCGTCGCGGAGCAGGAGCGCGTCCGCATCAAGAAGGACGTGAAGGAGGCGGTGCGCGTCCCGCACTCCACGCGCATGCTACAGACGGTGACGGGGCGCCGCGCGTCCAAGGTGCCGGCGCCGCCGCCGCTCTGGCAGCGCGTCGCGAGCGCCCCGATCTGGCGGAAGCCGTACCTGTGGGTCTGCGTCGTCGTCCTCGGCGTCGTGGCGGGCGGCTGGGCGCTCGTGGAGGACCTCCAGGACAAGGCCCGGCAGCAGAACGAGGTCTACCAGATCGTCACGCGACTCACGGCCGCCTGCTACGGGGATTCGCGCACCCAGATTCTCGAGCGCCTCACCAGGATCCAGTCGGCCGCCGGCGGGCAGATGACGCTGCTCGAGACCGCCACCCTCTTCGAGCTGATCACCCGCAGCGTGTCCGTGCAGTCTGGCGACTGCTCGCGCATCGCCGACAAGCTGGCCAAGCCCGACCGCTTCGAGGCCCTGCTGCGATGA
- a CDS encoding HAMP domain-containing protein: MIRSRLTAKIAAVIVAVLIIGFGASTILTIQQESALLVEQSKAGARRLTGALIASVEAAMLQERPDVTRAMITELRGASPVEGLDIYRRNGVEAFTDLATLEEVERNAGLPKEVFESIKRMRREPGRTMTGPLFQRALQTLATQETVEYQDGVPLFTLHRPVINQAKCQGCHGSDHTVRAVVRVATSMEPVFAAVRAQRNRQILVAVLTIVAAGGVLAIVMRQVVVKPIQRVAAVARRIGEGDFGARVAVASRDEIGVLGGALNEMTEHLARARDELAARNAELATTLESLQASRRQVELLEQLKGELSKFVPDAVKALLERDPNATELEKRTEEVSVLFLDIAGYTKLSEQLDPRALNQVVQTYFSSFLEIIRAHHGDVNETAGDGLMVIFQRAPQGDRAGRAWDHALNATRAAFAIRQRTLELNEAHRGRLQPIELHMGLNTGEALVGATKLGGAGAQRWTFTASGPVTNVAARLAASATGGEIVVGPATAERIRAHFVLESLGEKRFKNVSEPIPVYRLIPPGVYEKIV, from the coding sequence GTGATCCGCTCGCGGCTCACCGCGAAGATCGCCGCCGTCATCGTCGCCGTCCTCATCATCGGCTTCGGCGCCTCGACGATCCTCACCATCCAGCAGGAGTCTGCCCTCCTCGTCGAGCAGAGCAAGGCAGGCGCGCGCCGGCTGACCGGCGCCCTCATCGCGAGCGTCGAGGCCGCCATGCTCCAGGAGCGCCCCGACGTCACCCGCGCCATGATCACCGAGCTCCGTGGCGCCTCGCCGGTGGAGGGGCTTGACATCTACCGCCGGAACGGCGTCGAGGCCTTCACGGACCTGGCGACGCTCGAGGAGGTGGAGCGCAACGCGGGGCTGCCGAAGGAGGTGTTCGAGAGCATCAAGCGCATGCGCCGCGAGCCCGGGCGGACGATGACGGGGCCGCTCTTCCAGCGGGCGCTCCAGACGCTCGCGACCCAGGAGACCGTCGAGTACCAGGACGGCGTGCCGCTCTTCACGCTGCACCGGCCGGTCATCAACCAGGCGAAGTGCCAGGGCTGTCACGGCAGCGACCACACGGTGCGAGCCGTCGTGCGTGTCGCGACCTCCATGGAGCCGGTGTTCGCCGCGGTGCGCGCCCAGCGCAACCGCCAGATCCTCGTCGCGGTGCTGACCATCGTCGCAGCCGGCGGCGTGCTGGCCATCGTCATGCGGCAGGTGGTGGTCAAGCCGATCCAGCGCGTCGCTGCGGTGGCGCGGCGGATCGGCGAGGGCGACTTCGGCGCCCGTGTGGCCGTTGCCTCCCGCGACGAGATCGGCGTGCTGGGCGGCGCACTCAACGAGATGACCGAACACCTGGCGCGCGCGCGCGACGAGCTGGCGGCGCGCAACGCGGAGCTGGCGACGACCCTCGAGAGCCTCCAGGCCTCGCGCCGCCAGGTGGAGCTGCTGGAGCAGCTCAAGGGGGAGCTGTCCAAGTTCGTGCCCGACGCGGTGAAGGCGCTGCTGGAGCGCGATCCCAACGCCACGGAGCTCGAGAAGCGGACCGAGGAGGTCTCGGTGCTCTTCCTCGACATCGCCGGCTACACGAAGCTGTCCGAGCAGCTCGACCCTCGCGCCCTCAACCAGGTGGTCCAGACGTACTTCTCCTCGTTCCTCGAGATCATCCGGGCGCACCACGGGGACGTGAACGAGACGGCCGGCGACGGGCTGATGGTGATCTTCCAGCGCGCCCCGCAGGGCGACCGCGCCGGACGCGCCTGGGACCACGCCCTCAACGCCACGCGCGCCGCCTTCGCCATCCGCCAGCGCACGCTCGAGCTGAACGAGGCGCATCGCGGCCGGCTCCAGCCCATCGAGCTGCACATGGGGCTCAACACCGGGGAGGCGCTCGTGGGCGCGACGAAGCTCGGCGGCGCGGGCGCCCAGCGCTGGACCTTCACGGCCTCGGGCCCCGTCACCAACGTCGCCGCGCGGCTCGCCGCCTCCGCGACGGGCGGCGAGATCGTGGTCGGCCCTGCCACGGCCGAGCGCATCCGCGCCCACTTCGTGCTGGAGAGCCTCGGCGAGAAGCGCTTCAAGAACGTCTCCGAGCCGATTCCCGTCTACCGGCTGATCCCGCCCGGCGTCTACGAGAAGATCGTCTGA